In Candidatus Fusobacterium pullicola, a genomic segment contains:
- the gatA gene encoding Asp-tRNA(Asn)/Glu-tRNA(Gln) amidotransferase subunit GatA: MKNLYKLTASEIREKILNKEVKVEELVKETFERIESVEKKVGSFVHLRKEKALEEARVLDEKIARGEKVGALAGVPVAIKDNMVSKGDITTACSKILGNYEGIYDATAVKKLKDADAIIIGITNMDEFAMGSTTKTSVHHLTKNPWDSERVPGGSSGGAAASIGAQEVYISLGSDTGGSIRQPASFCGVVGLKPTYGRVSRYGLIAFASSLDQIGPMAKSVEDIALTMNVISGADDYDATVVDCEVPDYTEFLNKDIKGMRIGVPKEYFIDGINPEVRKVMDESLEKFKELGAEIVEISLPHTKYAVPTYYVIAPAEASSNLARFDGVRYGYRSENIQNINDLYVNSRSEGFGDEVKRRIMIGTYVLSAGFYDAYFKKAQKVRAKIKEDFDRAFESVDVIFTPVSPSTAFRLDDKKTPIELYLEDIFTISANLAGIPGISIPAGKAQGLPVGIQLLGKPFGEGDLIKAGSAFEKVRGEWELPELD, translated from the coding sequence ATGAAAAACTTATATAAATTAACTGCCTCTGAAATAAGAGAAAAAATCTTAAATAAAGAGGTTAAAGTAGAAGAGTTAGTAAAAGAAACTTTTGAAAGAATAGAGAGTGTAGAAAAAAAAGTAGGAAGTTTTGTACATCTGAGAAAAGAGAAAGCTTTAGAAGAAGCTAGAGTTTTAGATGAGAAGATAGCTAGAGGGGAAAAAGTAGGAGCATTAGCTGGAGTTCCGGTAGCTATAAAGGATAATATGGTATCAAAGGGAGATATCACAACTGCTTGTTCTAAAATATTAGGAAACTATGAAGGAATTTATGATGCAACTGCTGTTAAAAAATTAAAAGATGCAGATGCTATAATTATTGGAATAACTAATATGGATGAGTTTGCAATGGGAAGTACAACTAAAACTTCAGTTCATCATCTAACTAAAAACCCTTGGGATAGCGAGAGAGTTCCAGGAGGAAGTAGTGGAGGAGCAGCAGCTTCAATTGGGGCTCAAGAAGTATACATCTCTCTTGGTTCAGATACAGGAGGAAGTATTAGACAGCCAGCTTCATTCTGTGGAGTAGTGGGATTAAAGCCTACATATGGTAGAGTATCAAGATATGGACTTATAGCCTTTGCTTCATCTCTTGACCAAATAGGACCAATGGCAAAATCAGTAGAAGATATAGCTCTAACTATGAATGTAATATCTGGAGCAGATGATTATGATGCAACTGTTGTAGATTGTGAAGTACCAGATTATACAGAGTTTTTAAATAAAGATATAAAAGGAATGAGAATTGGAGTACCTAAAGAGTATTTCATAGATGGTATAAATCCAGAAGTTAGAAAAGTTATGGATGAATCATTAGAGAAGTTCAAAGAGTTAGGTGCTGAGATAGTAGAGATATCTTTACCACATACAAAGTATGCTGTACCTACTTACTATGTAATAGCTCCAGCAGAAGCAAGTTCAAACCTTGCTAGATTTGATGGAGTAAGATATGGGTATAGAAGTGAAAATATTCAAAATATCAATGACCTATATGTAAACTCAAGAAGTGAAGGGTTTGGAGATGAAGTAAAGAGAAGAATAATGATAGGAACTTATGTTTTAAGTGCAGGTTTCTATGATGCTTACTTCAAAAAAGCTCAAAAAGTAAGAGCGAAGATAAAAGAGGATTTTGATAGAGCTTTTGAAAGTGTGGATGTAATATTTACTCCAGTATCTCCAAGTACAGCATTTAGATTAGATGATAAAAAGACTCCAATAGAACTATATCTAGAGGATATATTTACAATTTCAGCTAACCTTGCTGGTATACCTGGAATCTCAATTCCAGCAGGAAAAGCTCAAGGATTACCAGTAGGAATACAACTGCTTGGAAAACCTTTTGGAGAGGGAGATTTAATTAAAGCTGGTTCAGCTTTTGAAAAAGTAAGAGGAGAATGGGAACTTCCTGAATTAGACTAG
- the gatC gene encoding Asp-tRNA(Asn)/Glu-tRNA(Gln) amidotransferase subunit GatC: protein MALTREEVLNVAKLARLKFQPEEIEKFQVELNDILGYIDMLNEVETDEVSALSQVNSHVNNLREDVVRESLTVEEALRNAPDGEDGAIIVPKVVGE, encoded by the coding sequence ATGGCATTAACAAGAGAAGAGGTTTTAAATGTAGCTAAACTTGCTAGATTAAAATTTCAACCTGAAGAGATTGAAAAATTCCAAGTGGAATTAAATGATATTCTAGGGTATATAGATATGTTAAATGAAGTAGAAACTGATGAGGTATCAGCTTTATCACAAGTAAACTCTCATGTAAATAATTTAAGAGAAGATGTGGTAAGAGAGTCATTAACTGTGGAAGAAGCATTAAGAAACGCTCCAGATGGAGAAGATGGTGCTATCATAGTTCCAAAAGTTGTAGGAGAATAG